The Sesamum indicum cultivar Zhongzhi No. 13 linkage group LG6, S_indicum_v1.0, whole genome shotgun sequence genomic interval GATGTGATTTATGAGTTGATTATCTTTGTCCTCGTGGATGAGAGACCACTATTCTTTCCATGGTATTTTGCAGTGAGTTAAAATCGAGTGTGAGTTTACCATCAGAAACAAAGGAGAATGCAGGTAAAAGACATAGTAGCTCATCTGCCTCTCATCTAGAGGAGAAATCATCTAAGAGAAGGCATTGTGCGAATGATGGGAATCAATCCAACATTGGTGACAAATCCATTTCCTCTCCCAAGGTCTTCCAGTCTGAAGAAAAATCATCTCAAAGAAGGCATTGTGCGAATGATGGGAATCAATCCAACACTGGAGACAAGTCCATTTCATCTCCCAAGGCCATCCAATCTGAAGTTGTGAATGGAATTGGAGATATTGATTCAGATTGTTTGCAAAAGGTAAATATCCTGTAAAACTCATTAATATGTTATATCAGATATTTTCTGATAATTTCATCGTACATTTTGACAGGCTATTGTGTCCAATCATTCCTTTGCATCACAAGGAAGTTTGAGAAAATGCATTTACACATCTGCTCCTTGTAGAGCTGAATGTGAAACACCTGGTTCTTTCACAACAAGACTTAGAGATGGAGAAACTCCTCCATCAACAAGAGGGAGCTCCTTGTTTTCTCCTGGAGAAGCATTTTGGAATGAAGCTATTCTAGTTGCTGATGAGCTGCTTGCTCCAAGTAATGGTCTTTCCTCCTGTGTTGCTGAAAATAGCGAACCTCTGAAGTTTGATTACAGAACTTATAGTTCGAACAATGTGAAAAATGGAGCGCCTAGCAGTCTTTTAAACTGCACTGTGGATGGAGTTAAAGATACAGTTTCTGATTTTGGTACTGGTTCTGCCGGAGGCGCTCATGGAAAAGAATTGGACAAAGAAGTGTCACCTTTACCTGTGAAGCACTTTGACTTCATTTTTGAAGCAAAAACATCTGGCAAGGACATACCCGTTGATGCTAACAGTAGCAAACCTGGCAATTTAACAAGCAACGAGAACCCGCTTGCCTCTATCAATCATACCAGCTTGGGAAACAATATAGGAATGTGCATTCGGCCTAAAGatcaaatgaatgaaattCTTGATGCCCATGGAACAGCATTTAAATGCCTTATTTCCAAAAGAAGTGAGGATCATTTGAATCAAGATAGCCACAATTTTGCATCTACTACACCGGATAGAGAGTATAATAAGGTTGCTGCTATTCATGAATGCAAAAGCAATTATACTCCGGCAAGTTCTTCTTCAATAAGGGATTGCTTGGATCTCAGCAATTGGCTTCCTCcagaaatatgcaaaatatacaacaaaaagGGTATATCAAAACTGTATCCGTGGCAGGTATCTCGTTCACCTTTGGATGATTCTATCTTCTTTATGAAATTGGggatttgtaattattttcacGTATGATTTGATCTACTTTAACTTTTAAAACTAGATCAGAGTTCTTCAGTGATTGCGCTGTTTCATGATAACTTGAGTTCTTAGCTTTAGGGAGCAaacatttttgtttcatcGTTTTTCTGATGTTGGAAGGTAGAGATAGTTCAGAAGTTAGATGAAATACTAAATTCAGTGTTAGCGATTTATACAAGATTAGGTCTATACAATCATTTCACAGTTTGTGCACCATGCTCTATCTAAGTCAGTCTTGGCAGCAGTCCTGGAATTTTGCTGGAGGTAGGCCTATGTTTACTGCTTTGGGTGCAGTTAGTTACAGCTCATTTAATGAGACATTATAACTGCTCCGAAGTTGGGAAATAGTTGAtgggaataattatatttagttttgaGCAACTGAAACTTGCAACTGCAATGGAGAAACATTGCATTCATGTGTGTGCCTGCTTAGCTTTAAATTACACCTGCACCGAGAGCTTCACCTGTGAATCCTGTAGGGCTGCTCCTTGGATAATATAGGACCAGTCTTCTCAGCAGCTCCTGCTTCTTGTTGTATCCTGCACACTTTATTTCAAACTCAGCAATTAATCATTATTGTTGTTTGCTGTCTACGATGcttcttgatatttattttgtaggcTTGAATTCTGATCTGGTGGCTGATTGGAATTTTCAtgtactaaatatatttttgctgCAAGGATTATTGACGTTTTGATACAACGTTCCTTCTCTCTGGTTATCTGTCTGTTATTCTTGTTCTCACTGTGTGAAGCATTGCAGATCATTCTTGAATTCCAAAATTTGTAATGTTATGCCGATTCTTGCCTTTTACATTTGAGTTCACCTTCTGTTGTACATATCAACATTTTTGACTTCTTTCCAATCAGTTTATTTGGCACAGCCCAATACCTTTGGGAACATTAATTGCAATTGTCTATTGTGGGCAGGGCACAATGTGATGGCATTTACACATAGACATAAAAATTCTACACTTGCAAGTGATGATCTTTCACTAGTTTTAGTGAAGAGTGCCTTCACATTTTATTCctctcaaatttaatttgtggCCCTTCTATGTAGTTGCTACCTACTTTTACTATTTGTTCAAGGTGGTAATCAGGGTTTTCATGAATTGCATGTCGGCCTTTTCCAAAATCACGGTGCATCCTGATATTAAAAGTAAAGATGGAAAATAAGGTTTGGAGGAAGCACTTGCTATAATATGTGATAGAAATTTGGGATCCAGCAGCTTAATCTTTTGCAAAAGTGTAGctctcttgttttcttgtttaaataaaaaaattgtcccATTTTTCAGGTTGACTGCCTTCAGGTGGATGGTGTATTGCATAATAGGAATCTTGTTTACTCAGCATCTACAAGGTAATCTAAAATACTTgtacaatttttataagttttgcattttcttttagtaattttttttttgtgttattgtTTCATTAAGCAGCACTGCTGATCAAATATTAGCACTAACTGTCACCTGTGCTTAAAGTAATCTTTGAGATGTTaaagcaataaaattttcctgaaaatatctctttcaagattttcatttcatatattttgttaaccATCATtgttatcaaaatatatgcCGCCATAGTTCACCAATGCTTATTTTGTTAACCATCATTAGTCCTTCAAGTATTTGAGCAAGGCACTTTTCTGTGCAGATTAAGTAAAGTCTACATGAACAAATTTATttgtcttaaatttttatcttgaatttgtaaatggtatctttgaaaaattaatcacaatAATTGAACTCTATCCAGTTGCGTGAGGTCTGGTCTtgaattagtaatttttcgtcagcaaaaaacataataattttctacagTACCGgaatttaaaataacatgctaaaaattatggtaactGCACAGTCAAATGGTGTTGTCTATTCCTGTAGTGCCTTTCTTGTGTTTATAAAGAAATGGAGCTTGCTTATACATTTTCCTAGAACTTGATGAAATATCGACATGAACTATTCGAGGCATTGAAGATTATTTAGCTTTTTTTGGAGATATTTTCTAAAGCATGAATAACTTCTGGACTAGTTGGTTTTCTGAATTCCACTTTAGCGACAACAATGTAAGAGTATTCGGATTTCTAGTCTTTATAATGTTTATGTTTGTGTAAATACCAGGAAATTCAATGAGATTATGAAGGgtaaatcatcaaatctgaGTCCAAGGAATTttagaatgaaaaattgaaaccGGAAACACCAAATTGAAACTTGAAATGGGTTGCCTTTGACTTAAAAGTAATCAGTCAAGCCAGTTCCACAAGATACTGAAGTTGTTCCAAAGGCAATTCCACTCCCTCATGTCATTTATATACTGACATTTCACAGCTTTTCTAAGTGGAGAATCACTCACACCTTAGGATTTTAGAAGCCAGATGCTCAAGTTACCACTGAGAAGTTTCAAGCTTCTCCGATGACATTATTCACTTATTCCAATGAATTAAGTCGTGCGAAGTACTCAAGTGCAGTGGTTAATACAGTATCTTTCTAATGAAGTGGATTGCATGTTTGTGTTTTGCATCTCTAGAATGGACAACCTATACGTAGAAACCCGAGTAAATGTTGTAAAGACTGTCTTTGCTTGATATGCACCTTAAGATTTGCAACAGCCGGTTTTGGTTTTGCCACTCAAATCAGTTCTTTCTGAAGATAATGAGCACACCATTTTTGCCATGATTCATGTTGACTGATTTTATAATGCATTTTATGTTTGTCTCTTGAGTTGGCTCCTTTGTCTTGCAATAGGACCCTACTACATTCATGGATGCTGTGGTTGGCCAGTTAACCTTTTTCTTTGTGTGTCATAGTGCTGGTAAAAGTTTTGTTGCTGAGATATTGATGCTACGGAGGGTTTTAGCAACCGGAAAAATTGCACTTCTTGTACTTCCATATGTATCTATCTGCACGGAAAAGGTGTGCTTGTTTCTTTGCTTTTAGAGGACAGTTGGACACCTTTTGATTCTTGTCTTATGCTTGAACCTCACACTGGAAACTGCAGGCCGAACACCTTGAAGCTCTTTTAGAACCATTAGATAAGCATGTTCGAAGTTTTTACGGAAATCAAGGAGGTGGCACTCTTCCCAAGGATACATCTGTGGCTGTCTGCACCATTGAGAAAGCAAATTGTTTGATTAACAGGTTACTAGAAGAAGGCCGTTTATCCGAGCTCGGTACCATTGTAATTGATGAACTGCACATGGTATCAAACTtgctttagtttttttttttgtcccattTGCTGCTGGTCACTTTACATATGTTTACTGATTCTCATTCTTGCATCTGGAATGATATTTTGGGTAATGGTAGGTCGGTGATCAGAGTAGGGGTTATCTCTTGGAACTCATGTTGACGAAGCTTCGCTATGCAGCTGGTGAAGGCAACGTTGACTCTTCTAGTGGAGAAAGTTCAGGGACGAGTAGTGGAAAATTTGATCCTGCTAATGGTCTCCAAATTGTTGGCATGAGTGCTACGCTACCAAATGTGGCAGCAGTTGCTGATTGGCTTCAAGTAAGTGTTTCACATTTATTGAAACTGTTACCCAGTTGCTGAAGATGCAAGATTTAAATGTTTCagctatttaattaatttaggttGGAGTGTCAAGTGACCATGTAAAATTCCTGAACTATTTTACATGGACTAACTGAGTACCAGTTGACCTGAACCAGCAAATGCTgctgaaaaagttaaaagattGTGTAATAATGATGCCAACATTTGCAGTTCATTTTGAATGTGATTATTTTACTTCACTCCTGAAAAATCATGTGGCCGTTAGCTCTGGCATGAGGATTGGAGTTTCATATCCTCCCATCCTATGGGGCCAAAGTGCAACTTAGTACTAAGCAATTagagtataaatgtaatattttgctTCTCAGAGATGGATAGGTTGGTTCTATTTGTTTAAGGAATTCACCTGTGAGATCTCTTTCTTAAAACTTGATGCTAAACACTATTCAATGATAATGcgtcaattatttttcagagTTAAGAAATATGGATATAGGTGACGTTTTATGTCTTTTCTTGGTGAAAAGTGGGTCGCCATTTTGTAACTGGAGAAGTAAGGCGTTAGACCTATCTAGTTTACTGGAGAAGCAAGTATGCAAAACCCATCTAGTTCAGAGATCTGTTTAATGatgacattttattttaaaaattatgtttctgATTATTGGCTTTCACGTTTTCCACTTATTTTGTTGGAAAACATAATCTCTTTAATCTTGCTTTATGGGACTTTCTGAAAGTCAGTAATTCTTAGTCATGCATTATGTGAGTTCCTGCATGTACATATGTAACTGATGATCTgccatttattcttttttattttctttttctttcttgaaggCAGCTCTTTATGAGACAGACTTTCGGCCTGTTCCATTGGAGGAATACATCAAAATTGGCACCACAATTTATAACAAAGAAATGGAAGTTGTTAGGACATTGCCGAAAGTGGCTGAGCTTGGTGGTAAAGATCCGGATCATATAGTTGAACTTTGCAATGAGGTCCGCTCTTCTCTACGTTTTCACTAAGTTTTGTCTTGCTTTTGGTCGATTAACAATGAGGTTTTTGAACCATATTAGGTTGTCCAAGAAGGTCACTCAGtgttaatattttgttccAGTCGGAAAGGGTGTGAATCCACTGCTAGGCATATTGCAAAGTATCTCAAAAGGTTTTCTGTAAGCCCTTGTGCTGAGCAAGGTGAGCCTTTTGATGTTGCTTTTGCTATTGACTCGTTGCGAAGATCCCCTGCTGGATTGGATCCTATACTAGAAGAAACTCTTCCTTGTGGAGTTGCCTACCATCATGCTGGGCTCACGGTATGTCAGTGACATCTCGTTGCCTTTGTCTTCTTGAGCAGTATGTATGAAATCTCTAAGTGATGCTTATTCACTATATATACAACACTCACACAGTCCTTTTCTAGAAAAGGTCGAGGAAAGGGAGACTGTTGAAACATGTTACCGGAAAGGACTTGTACGTGTCTTGACTGCTACATCAACTCTAGCAGCTGGGGTTAATCTGCCTGCCCGGAGAGTTATATTCAGACAGCCACGCATTGGACGTGATTTTATTGACGGGACAAGGTACAGGCAAATGGCTGGACGGGCAGGTCGGACTGGCATAGACACGAAGGGAGAGAGTGTAAGCctgatttttcttatttgtagCCTTTTCTCTTCCTTTGTCCCAATTGTTTGGTACACATCACAAGTTTCAACTCTTTTTTCTAGCACTTGCCATCGTTCCTGCctaagtaataattttttataattttaaaaagtgaatCTATTTTTACTGCTATTTGTTTTTGGCTGAAAATTGGCAATAAAGtcaatcttcttcttcaggtACATCATGttcataataacaattttcaaattacctAACAGGTGTTAATTTGCAAGCCAGAGGAAACCAAGAAAATACTGGCAATCCTTAATGACAGTTGTCCTCCACTTTATTCTTGCTTGTCAGAAGATAGGAATGGGATGACCCATGCAATTCTCGAGGTTGTTGCTGGAGGAATTGTTCAAACTGCTAGTGATATTCATCGATATGTTAGGTGTACTCTTCTCAATTCAACAAAACCTTTTGAAGATGTTGTGAAATCAGCGCAAGATGCACTTCGATGGTTATGCCATAAAAAGTTCCTAGAATGGAGTGAGGAGACTAAGTTATACACCTCTACTCCCCTTGGCCGTGCGTCTTTTGGAAGTTCTCTCTGTCCAGAGGAATCACTTGTAAATATCTCAGGCTGTTCCTTCTTGTTATATGCATGAcacttttataattgtatCTATAAGTTATTAATTGCTTACTTTGACCAGGTcctatttgtgatttttttatctcaacATTATATGAACCGTGCTTATTTTAAACAGCAGACAATTTACACAATAAGTGCACTTTGATTACCATGTAGATAGTTCTGGATGATCTCATGAGGGCAAGAGAAGGTTTTGTCTTGGCGTCAGATTTGCATTTGGTATACTTGGTAACTCCCATTAATGTTGATGTGGAACCAGACTGGGAGCTCTATTATGAGAGATTTATGCAACTATCTTCTCTGGACCAGGTACTTGGTTTATATATCCTCTTTTTGGTATGATATTCCATTGAAGAATTTTCAGCTGAAGTTGTTGAATGCTGGTTACAGACTTGTAGAacattttttagaattatatatgCATCAAAGTTATTGTTTATTCTTATCGATTTTCCTGTTGTGAACTCTTTCACTCATATTTGCTAGTACATAATTCATGTATCTcttaatacatttatattgttctgttgtttttaaatattcttatgTTTTATGTAAACCAAGATGCACGTTTCATTTAGACACATTACTCATTAACTTCAGCTGGAGCCACCTATCATTCAAAggagataattttttttttgtcttggttgaatattttattaataaaagttagAAGAGGAGTTGATTATGGCTCTTGAAATAATTGTGTCACCAGAGATGGTAATGGAGGGCTGTTTTGTTTTGCATCTCTACCATGCAATATTACTCAAGATTATGTAGTTTTCAGAAAAGTTTGTGGCTGCTCAAAGATCTTACCCATCTTGATTTTAAAGAGTTCTTGAGATTTCAAGATCGGGATCCTTGAGATGTGTGAATCCTTTTGTCTCTAAAGTAAACAGTCTTATCTGAGGATTCCTGATCCTGACAATTGAAACTAAAATCAAGTATCAATCGACTatgttttattgttttatttcagGATGCAAAAACTGAGTAGCCAGGAATTAGAACTAGAAAACTATAGCATTGAGACAATTTATAGTTTTGCTTGGTTGTAGATATCTGACAGGACATACTTTAATTGAAGCAACCTAAATTATACATGACCATGTTGTTATGACCCTTTACGAGTGCAGTCCGTTGGCAATCGAGTTGGAGTACAAGAACCCTTTTTGATGCGCATGGCTCATGGCGCGCCTCCTAGAGCATCACATAGATCAAAATCAAAGGATAATACCAAAGGCTTTCAGGGAAAATTTGATCATAGACTTGGGATGTCAACCCATGGAATTCTCACAGATGATCAAATTCTTAGAGTGTGTAGACGGTTCTATGTTGCTCTTATCTTGTCACGTCTTGTGCAGGTAAATTTGTTTCATACCATGTTATATCAACCCTGCGTCTCCCCTCCCATTGCTCCATTCTTTAGTGTTTTGATGATTTACTCTTTGTTATACTTCTGCAATTTCCATGAAAGTTTTACGTGAATGAGGATATGGATGTGATGGAAGGTAGCTCTCCATTTTTAAAGTCCTTTACTTCTTAAATATCCTTAAAATGAACCCAGGAGTCTCATACTTTTAATTTGCCTGAAGTATTTGGCCGCCTTTGACCGTGTATTCTTATCGTGGACAAGTTGCTTTTACCATGATATTATTAAGGCATTGGATATTTTGGGATGCTGGACTGTAGGAAATACCTGTGGGTGAGGTTTGTGAAGGCTTCAAAGTTGCTAGAGGCATGGTCCAGGCTTTACAAGAAAATGCTGGAAGGTTTGCATCTATGGTTTCAGTATTCTGTGAGAAGCTTGGTTGGAATGACCTGGAAAGTTTGGTTGGCAAATTCCAAAATCGTGTTTCATTTGGAGTTAGAGCAGAGATTGTGGAACTTACTTCCATTCCTTATATTAAGGTGTGAAATCGATCTGACGTTTTGATtcctataattttagattaaatatcTTACCTGTTATATCAACATTTAGGGTTCACGTGCTAGAGCGCTTTACAAGGCTGGTCTACGAACACCGCAAGCTATTGCTGAAGCATCTATTCCTGAAATTGCAAAAGCACTTTTTGAATCTTCTTCCTGGAGTGAACATGGTAAGATttcatccccccccccccccccccccccctattCCTGAAATTGCAAAAGCACTTTTTGAATCTTCTTCCTGGAGTGAACATGGTAAGATttcaccccccccccctcccccccaaaTTGGTAGAAGAGCATGAGTATTGTAGATGCACCAATTCCTTCTGTTTCACTGTATTATGTAGATGtctgataaataatatctaatttGGCTCAATTCCCTTCATGGCCATGGAAGGCTCAGCACAAAGGAAACTACAAATGGGAGTTGCCAAGAGGATAAAAAATGGCGCCCGCAAAATCGTTCTGGACAAAGCTGAAGAGGCAAGAGTTGCTGCATTTTCGGCCTTCAAATCTCTTGGACTCGATGTTCCACAGATCTGTCGTCCACTATTATCTGTTGCTACTGGATCTCAGAAAGAATCAGCATTCTCTCCAGGGGAGGAGGCCACAAGTAAGAATGCAGTTCCTCGGCACTCAAATAATATGTTAAGTGAACCATCATCTGGGGATAGATGCGAAATCGCAGGAGTTATTTCAGAAACTAAGGAAGATAAATCTACAGACACTCCAGCAGTTGGCTTTGCATCTTCAGAGAAGGAAAATTCAGCTGGAAATGCAAAAAGTGAAATTCTTGTTGAAAAGCCTGTTTTACTTGAAGAATGGGCTAATACCCTTAACAACATGCCAAGTATTACGGCTAATTGTATTGGTATGAATAGATCCACCTCTCATCCATTAACAGATGTTGGTGATATTAGAAATCAGTCAAATGAGCATCTGGATCATGTTGGGCAACAGCaacctaaaagaaaaaatatatgcacGGGAAGCatacaaaattcatttgaaaagGGCCCTGTGAATGCAATGAGTATTCCAGGTGGGCTCGAATCTTTCTTGGATCTCTGGGATGCAACTAAAGAGTTCTTTTTCGATATccattttactaaaaaatctGAGTTGAACTCTATTGCTCCTTTTGAAATACACGGTATAGCCATTTGCTGGGAAAATACTCCTGTgtattacttaaatattccGAAGGACATATTCCGCTGTTCTAGCCAAGGAAATGGGCATGCTACAGGTAGCAAGGATGTTGTACCACCAAAGCTGCAGGTGGAGATCGCCAAGAAGCGATGGAGTAGGATTGGGATTATAATGGGGAAAAAGGATGTCAGGAAGTTTACTTGGAATTTAAAGGTCCAGATTCAGGTGCTTAAGAATCCTGCTGTTCCCATTCACAAATTTAGCAACCTGCATGGTGGAATCAAAAGTTTGGGTCTGGATCTTATCGacaattcttattttatgttttcccCTGTCCATATGAGGTTTGCAattgatatgtgtgtagtgGCATGGATCCTTGCACCTGATGAGGAGAGAAGTTCCTATCCTAATCTGGAGAAGGTAAGTTTTTATGTTCCGATTTGATTTTGTTCTGAAGATGTTTTTAAAGAATGCCTACAGAAGGGTAGAAAAATTTCCCCTAGCTTTTTATTTGAGGATATAAATGTGTCTGGATGATTGTTTTTAGAAGATAGATTTGGTGAAAATGTACtttgttgtattttcaaattgtgttgaatttcatgttttgtttcaCTTCAAGTGGGTTAATGATATTAGTGCTGTCAAAACATGAAATTAGTTAggttttagtatattaaaattaataataatttgtacagTTACATtaaatagttttataatttgtgttgtaataaaatgtatattattatttaaaaggaGATAGATAAGTTTGTGGTGTGTTGGGGTAGGGATGGCAATGGGTTTTGTATTGATTATGGACCCACAGCGAGCCAATAtttcctattttcttttctttcttttttttttccatattatatgtatttttatgacCTATATTTGTACACACACAAAGAGATagatataaatgtatatgaaaaatgagtgtattacatataaacataaatattacattcttataaaataaatcaataacatgaaattaaataaatagtttatacttcttagtataaataaattcaaaaacatgtttgaaacttttaaacttttttttaaaaaaaaacatgtaaaTGTAAATCTGAAAACAATTAGTTTTTTGTTAGTATAATTTTCCTGTATCAGAAAGTTGTagtaatattacattttttctaaaaaatattttttttatatattttaaaaattatgaagttGGACTAGTAGGTCCAACCCCTACTCGTCTCGGCTCTAGGGTGGGACCTGGGTCCAAAATAATCTTGTTTGGGTAACCTGCCCCAAGTCTGATCCTTTGTCGATTGTAGGactttctatttaatttgttttgtatttggGGAATGGTAGGGTGGAGTG includes:
- the LOC105165063 gene encoding helicase and polymerase-containing protein TEBICHI, with product MASDSPRGRIDQFFSSKKKRKILSPASKSGGLGKKSRNQIEGSPSAKGSLESYLETSKTDHAPAKSLNSVCDQNTRLVPIQRSLILDTGMSSKDEDEYPCRRLPQSPEASGFAQGLKSEVFSDIGSVGTNGTEKDNSQTENPVQISELKEFATGFLSLYCSELKSSVSLPSETKENAGKRHSSSSASHLEEKSSKRRHCANDGNQSNIGDKSISSPKVFQSEEKSSQRRHCANDGNQSNTGDKSISSPKAIQSEVVNGIGDIDSDCLQKAIVSNHSFASQGSLRKCIYTSAPCRAECETPGSFTTRLRDGETPPSTRGSSLFSPGEAFWNEAILVADELLAPSNGLSSCVAENSEPLKFDYRTYSSNNVKNGAPSSLLNCTVDGVKDTVSDFGTGSAGGAHGKELDKEVSPLPVKHFDFIFEAKTSGKDIPVDANSSKPGNLTSNENPLASINHTSLGNNIGMCIRPKDQMNEILDAHGTAFKCLISKRSEDHLNQDSHNFASTTPDREYNKVAAIHECKSNYTPASSSSIRDCLDLSNWLPPEICKIYNKKGISKLYPWQVDCLQVDGVLHNRNLVYSASTSAGKSFVAEILMLRRVLATGKIALLVLPYVSICTEKAEHLEALLEPLDKHVRSFYGNQGGGTLPKDTSVAVCTIEKANCLINRLLEEGRLSELGTIVIDELHMVGDQSRGYLLELMLTKLRYAAGEGNVDSSSGESSGTSSGKFDPANGLQIVGMSATLPNVAAVADWLQAALYETDFRPVPLEEYIKIGTTIYNKEMEVVRTLPKVAELGGKDPDHIVELCNEVVQEGHSVLIFCSSRKGCESTARHIAKYLKRFSVSPCAEQGEPFDVAFAIDSLRRSPAGLDPILEETLPCGVAYHHAGLTVEERETVETCYRKGLVRVLTATSTLAAGVNLPARRVIFRQPRIGRDFIDGTRYRQMAGRAGRTGIDTKGESVLICKPEETKKILAILNDSCPPLYSCLSEDRNGMTHAILEVVAGGIVQTASDIHRYVRCTLLNSTKPFEDVVKSAQDALRWLCHKKFLEWSEETKLYTSTPLGRASFGSSLCPEESLIVLDDLMRAREGFVLASDLHLVYLVTPINVDVEPDWELYYERFMQLSSLDQSVGNRVGVQEPFLMRMAHGAPPRASHRSKSKDNTKGFQGKFDHRLGMSTHGILTDDQILRVCRRFYVALILSRLVQEIPVGEVCEGFKVARGMVQALQENAGRFASMVSVFCEKLGWNDLESLVGKFQNRVSFGVRAEIVELTSIPYIKGSRARALYKAGLRTPQAIAEASIPEIAKALFESSSWSEHGSAQRKLQMGVAKRIKNGARKIVLDKAEEARVAAFSAFKSLGLDVPQICRPLLSVATGSQKESAFSPGEEATSKNAVPRHSNNMLSEPSSGDRCEIAGVISETKEDKSTDTPAVGFASSEKENSAGNAKSEILVEKPVLLEEWANTLNNMPSITANCIGMNRSTSHPLTDVGDIRNQSNEHLDHVGQQQPKRKNICTGSIQNSFEKGPVNAMSIPGGLESFLDLWDATKEFFFDIHFTKKSELNSIAPFEIHGIAICWENTPVYYLNIPKDIFRCSSQGNGHATGSKDVVPPKLQVEIAKKRWSRIGIIMGKKDVRKFTWNLKVQIQVLKNPAVPIHKFSNLHGGIKSLGLDLIDNSYFMFSPVHMRFAIDMCVVAWILAPDEERSSYPNLEKEVKRRLSSDAAGSANRSGRWKDQTRRAAHNGCCRRVAQTRALFSVLWKLLESEELVEPLMMIEVRLANVLADMEIWGIGVDMEGCLRARHILGRKLKCLEREAYKLAGKTFSLSMPADIASILYEHLKLPMPEGYTGKQHPSTDKHCLDVLRNEHPIVPVIKEHRTLAKLLNSTLGSICSLARLSMRAQKYTLHGHWLQTSTATGRISMEEPNLQCVEHMIEFKMKEDDGESDGSCYKINARDFFVPTQDDWLLLTADYSQIELRLMAHFSKDYPLIKLLSSPQGDVFTMIAAKWSEKHESSVTSQERDQTKRLVYGILYGMGPSTLAEQLDCSPDEAAERIRNFKTLFPGVAAWLQEVVTSCYKKGYVETLKGRKRFLEKIKFGNSKEKSKAQRQAVNSICQGSAADIIKIAMICLHDVIGEDIEASRPSFIDAEIVQILKGRCRILLQVHDELVLEADPSVVKEAGLLLQTCMENAVSLLVPLPVKLKVGRTWGSLEPFEPNS